A genomic window from Levilactobacillus yonginensis includes:
- a CDS encoding YitT family protein: MTQVQDESIRAVDLLMIGIGCAMLGFALVFFNIANHLADGGISGITLILRALFKIDPAYTTFLINAPLVLIGWRFLGRQSAIYTIYGTFMLSISLWIWQRVPFAIELHGDLLLASLASGLIGGFGSGLLYRYGGTTGGTDIIARIFERFRGVPMGKTLLWLDVVVLLISLVYINIQQMAYTLIYSYVYSRLVNFTQEGAYAARGIIVVSDHYQEITNSIMDELQRGVSLVSGEGGFSHQPRKMIYVVVAPSELYRLRQIIQRTDPRAFISVINVNEALGEGFSFEVPKTGFLGKFKR; the protein is encoded by the coding sequence TTGACACAAGTACAGGATGAATCGATCCGCGCAGTTGATTTATTAATGATAGGGATTGGTTGCGCCATGCTGGGGTTTGCGTTGGTATTCTTCAACATTGCTAACCATTTGGCCGATGGTGGAATTTCCGGGATTACCTTGATTTTGCGGGCCTTGTTCAAAATTGACCCAGCGTACACCACGTTTCTAATTAACGCCCCACTTGTCTTGATTGGGTGGCGGTTTCTAGGCCGACAATCGGCGATTTACACAATCTATGGGACGTTCATGTTGTCGATTTCACTGTGGATCTGGCAGCGAGTGCCGTTTGCCATTGAATTACACGGTGACCTCTTGCTGGCCTCGCTGGCGTCGGGGTTGATTGGGGGCTTCGGTTCCGGTCTCCTCTACCGGTACGGTGGCACAACCGGTGGTACGGATATTATTGCCCGAATCTTTGAACGTTTCCGCGGGGTACCCATGGGTAAGACGTTGTTATGGTTAGACGTCGTCGTTTTACTGATTTCATTGGTTTACATCAACATCCAGCAGATGGCCTACACACTGATCTATTCCTACGTGTACTCTCGGCTGGTTAACTTTACGCAGGAAGGTGCCTATGCCGCGCGCGGAATCATTGTGGTGTCGGATCACTATCAAGAGATTACGAATAGCATTATGGATGAGCTTCAACGGGGTGTGAGTCTCGTCAGCGGTGAAGGTGGTTTCTCCCACCAGCCGCGAAAGATGATTTACGTCGTCGTGGCACCCAGCGAGTTGTATCGGTTACGTCAGATTATTCAACGAACTGACCCGCGGGCGTTCATTTCGGTAATCAATGTGAATGAAGCGTTAGGTGAAGGTTTCTCGTTTGAGGTTCCGAAGACCGGCTTCCTGGGTAAATTTAAACGTTAA
- a CDS encoding CCA tRNA nucleotidyltransferase, translating into MKLEQLPQEFELARPVLQTIEQAGYEAYFVGGSVRDTILGKDIHDVDIATSAYPNEIKGLFKRTVDTGIEHGTVMILDHGTGYETTTFRSESTYTDFRRPDQVTFVRSLEEDLKRRDFTINALAMKEDGEVIDLFDGLTDLQEQRIRAVGDPQERFHEDALRMMRAVRFASQLDFTIEKPTKQAITDHADLLEKIAVERTQVELLKMLQGKTPQRGLQDMLDTGLWQYCPDFASHETALIALAQRLQQGATSNEAAWTLLTTQFKLDTTAIGSFLKHWKTANQTIAAVQTATRTAELLLQGNLTAWQLYQCGAALTPVANEVAVTLGAPDRSTELAQELAALPIQTKKELAISGRDLMKAGVQPGPQLGAILGDLEYRVVMGELPNENAALVANSTAD; encoded by the coding sequence TTGAAGCTAGAACAATTACCACAGGAGTTTGAACTGGCCCGACCAGTTTTACAGACCATCGAGCAGGCCGGTTATGAGGCCTATTTTGTCGGTGGGAGCGTTCGGGATACCATCTTGGGTAAAGACATTCACGACGTTGACATCGCCACCAGCGCGTATCCTAATGAGATTAAGGGCCTATTCAAGCGCACGGTCGACACAGGCATCGAACACGGGACCGTCATGATTTTGGACCACGGTACTGGTTACGAGACCACGACCTTTCGTTCCGAGTCGACCTATACCGATTTCCGGCGACCAGACCAGGTCACGTTTGTCCGGTCACTGGAAGAGGATCTTAAACGACGCGACTTTACGATCAACGCGCTGGCCATGAAGGAAGACGGGGAAGTCATCGATCTCTTTGATGGGCTGACTGATCTTCAAGAGCAGCGAATTCGCGCGGTTGGCGACCCCCAAGAACGATTTCATGAAGATGCCTTGCGCATGATGCGGGCGGTCCGGTTCGCTAGCCAGTTGGACTTCACCATTGAGAAGCCCACTAAGCAGGCCATTACGGACCACGCAGACCTACTCGAAAAAATTGCCGTTGAACGCACACAGGTCGAGTTACTCAAGATGTTACAGGGAAAGACACCGCAACGCGGCCTGCAAGATATGTTGGACACTGGCCTCTGGCAGTACTGCCCGGATTTTGCTTCCCACGAGACGGCTCTGATTGCGCTTGCACAACGTCTTCAGCAGGGGGCCACGTCTAACGAAGCCGCCTGGACATTACTGACGACCCAGTTTAAGCTGGACACCACCGCCATTGGTAGCTTTTTGAAACACTGGAAAACGGCTAATCAAACGATTGCGGCCGTTCAAACGGCTACCAGAACGGCCGAATTACTATTGCAGGGGAACCTGACCGCTTGGCAACTTTATCAATGCGGTGCTGCCTTAACGCCCGTTGCCAATGAAGTGGCCGTTACTCTAGGGGCACCCGACCGCAGCACGGAGTTGGCTCAAGAGCTCGCTGCCTTACCAATTCAAACGAAGAAGGAACTTGCCATTTCCGGTAGAGATTTGATGAAGGCCGGAGTGCAGCCGGGGCCACAACTGGGTGCCATTCTCGGTGACCTGGAATACCGGGTCGTCATGGGCGAATTACCCAACGAAAATGCAGCGCTGGTAGCTAACAGCACCGCCGATTAA